A genome region from Magnolia sinica isolate HGM2019 chromosome 8, MsV1, whole genome shotgun sequence includes the following:
- the LOC131254007 gene encoding uncharacterized protein LOC131254007 translates to MVYSRFLLNLSELFDPQLGQILVPTLGRQANTTVSKSPIEAAAGTTVSKSYKRRRLLQIIMVILLLYLVNSWNSMELIEWKELLLFIQVTFLIFWMNWVCEIAWN, encoded by the exons ATGGTGTATAGTCGTTTTTTACTGAATCTAAGTGAATTGTTTGATCCCCAGCTAGGACAGATCTTAGTGCCAACGCTGGGCAGGCAGGCCAACACAACCGTCAGTAAATCCCCCATTGAAGCAGCAGCTGGCACAACCGTCAGTAAATCCTACAAAAGGAGAAG GTTGCTTCAAATCATTATGGTTATTCTATTATTATATTTGGTGAACTCATGGAATTCCATGGAACTGATTGAATGGAAGGAGCTTTTGTTGTTCATACAAGTCACGTTTCTGATTTTTTGGATGAATTGGGTGTGTGAAATTGCATGGAACTGA